A single genomic interval of Dyella sp. GSA-30 harbors:
- a CDS encoding alkaline phosphatase family protein, translating into MRNRLAACLAACILTASAASFGQSQQTVDASLHRGPQAPKTATPIKHLVVIFQENVSFDHYFGSYPLAANGKGEPTFYAKPFTPDVNGFTAKLLTKNPNKLNSENGDGAINPFRLSRAQAATADQDHDYAAEQLAFDGGKMDLFPKNTGSGETLPGGSAAENGVGQVMGYYDGNTVTAYWNYAQNFAMSDNSYGTTFGPSTPGAINLISGQTNGISQTLNGTGAEVDDGHGGLTLISDADPIDDVCSSPSGNQVQFTGKNVGDLLNDKNITWGFFEGGFDLTKTNADGSTGCGRHSHSDVTNTTKADYIPHHQPFQYYTSTANPTHARPSSVAKIGSTDQANHQYDIDDFYAAVDNGNMPSVSFLKAPGFQDGHAGYSDPLDEQQFVVHVINFLQQHDEWNDTAVVIAYDDSDGWYDHQAAPRVNASSTSDDALDGAGACNARDTLPGVAQGNGHAQGRCGYGPRLPLLVVSPWARQNFVDHNVSDQSSITRFIEDNWLGSKRLGGGSFDAIAGKIDSMFDFHQPFIFERKLILDEQTGQPKKPWWWPFSFNAPEAWNHRSHHTTKLG; encoded by the coding sequence ATGCGCAATCGTCTTGCCGCTTGCCTAGCCGCCTGCATCCTTACCGCGTCCGCCGCCTCGTTCGGGCAGTCGCAACAAACCGTCGATGCTTCGCTGCACCGCGGCCCCCAGGCACCGAAGACCGCCACCCCGATCAAACATCTCGTGGTGATCTTCCAGGAGAACGTTTCCTTCGATCATTACTTCGGCAGCTATCCCCTCGCCGCCAACGGCAAGGGCGAGCCGACGTTCTATGCGAAGCCTTTCACGCCCGACGTCAACGGCTTCACCGCGAAGCTGCTGACCAAGAATCCGAACAAGCTCAATAGCGAAAACGGCGACGGTGCGATCAACCCGTTCCGCCTGAGCCGCGCCCAGGCCGCCACGGCCGACCAGGACCACGACTACGCTGCCGAACAGCTCGCCTTCGACGGCGGCAAGATGGACCTGTTCCCGAAGAACACCGGTTCGGGCGAAACCCTGCCGGGCGGTTCGGCCGCCGAAAACGGCGTCGGCCAGGTGATGGGCTACTACGACGGCAACACCGTCACCGCCTACTGGAACTACGCCCAGAACTTCGCCATGAGCGACAACAGCTATGGCACCACGTTCGGTCCGTCGACGCCCGGCGCGATCAATCTGATTTCCGGCCAGACCAACGGTATCAGTCAGACCCTCAACGGCACCGGTGCCGAGGTCGACGATGGTCACGGTGGGTTGACCCTGATCAGCGACGCCGATCCGATCGACGATGTGTGTTCGTCGCCCAGCGGCAACCAGGTGCAGTTCACCGGCAAGAACGTCGGCGATCTGCTCAACGACAAGAACATCACCTGGGGCTTCTTCGAAGGCGGCTTCGATCTGACCAAGACCAATGCCGACGGTAGCACCGGTTGCGGGCGTCATAGTCACTCGGACGTGACCAACACCACCAAGGCCGACTACATCCCGCATCACCAGCCGTTCCAGTACTACACCTCCACTGCCAACCCGACCCACGCGCGTCCCAGCTCGGTCGCCAAGATCGGCAGCACCGACCAGGCCAATCATCAGTACGACATCGATGATTTCTACGCTGCGGTGGACAACGGCAACATGCCGTCGGTGAGCTTCCTCAAGGCGCCGGGTTTCCAGGACGGTCATGCTGGGTACTCCGATCCGCTGGACGAGCAGCAGTTCGTCGTGCACGTGATCAACTTCCTGCAGCAGCACGACGAATGGAACGACACCGCGGTGGTCATCGCCTATGACGACTCCGACGGCTGGTACGACCACCAGGCTGCGCCGCGCGTCAATGCGTCCAGCACCAGCGACGATGCGCTCGATGGCGCCGGCGCCTGCAACGCTCGCGATACGCTGCCGGGCGTTGCCCAGGGCAACGGTCATGCACAGGGCCGCTGTGGTTACGGCCCGCGCCTGCCGCTGCTGGTGGTCTCGCCGTGGGCTCGCCAGAACTTTGTCGACCACAACGTGAGCGACCAGAGTTCGATCACCCGCTTCATCGAAGACAACTGGCTGGGCAGCAAGCGCCTGGGCGGCGGTTCGTTCGATGCGATCGCCGGCAAGATCGACAGCATGTTCGATTTCCACCAGCCGTTCATTTTTGAGCGTAAGCTGATCCTGGACGAACAGACCGGTCAGCCGAAGAAGCCGTGGTGGTGGCCGTTCTCGTTCAATGCACCCGAAGCATGGAATCATCGCTCGCACCACACCACCAAGCTGGGTTGA
- a CDS encoding DUF4442 domain-containing protein has translation MRASTLRHLMNLWPPYLFNSIRVLRLSEDWREAKVVLKLRPWNRNYVRSQFGGNLFAMADPMYMLLAMHRLGPDYYVWDKAGEIEFVAPGKADVYADFHMDDAAVEQLRAAAANGEKVLQWFETEIKTAAGELVARVRKQIYVRLKPRAR, from the coding sequence ATGCGCGCATCCACCCTTCGCCACCTCATGAACCTGTGGCCGCCCTACCTCTTCAACAGCATCCGCGTGCTGCGGCTGAGCGAGGACTGGCGCGAAGCCAAGGTGGTGCTGAAGCTGCGCCCGTGGAACCGCAATTACGTGCGCTCGCAGTTCGGCGGCAATCTGTTTGCGATGGCCGATCCGATGTACATGTTGCTGGCGATGCATCGGCTGGGGCCTGACTACTACGTCTGGGACAAGGCCGGCGAGATCGAATTCGTCGCACCGGGAAAGGCCGATGTCTATGCGGACTTCCATATGGACGATGCGGCCGTCGAGCAATTGCGCGCGGCCGCCGCCAATGGCGAAAAAGTACTGCAGTGGTTCGAAACCGAGATCAAGACCGCGGCGGGCGAGCTGGTGGCACGGGTACGCAAGCAGATATACGTCCGCCTGAAGCCGCGCGCGCGCTGA
- a CDS encoding DUF502 domain-containing protein, which produces MTHLRVKRYLITGLLTFIPLWVTWAVFKFVFGLLAGIGTPLVDALLGAASTHSPDAAAALQNSWATSLLALLITVLALYLLGWLATRVIGQRLLLAFDGLLARIPLVQTIYGGTKKLMAVLQQKPSGLQRVVLVDFPRPGMKVVGFVTRLMIEEGSGREMAAVYIPTTPNPTGGYLELVPVDELTPTDWTMDQAMAFIISGGAVAPDTLPASPALSENRE; this is translated from the coding sequence ATGACGCACCTGCGCGTAAAACGCTATCTCATTACCGGCCTGCTGACTTTCATCCCGCTCTGGGTGACCTGGGCGGTATTCAAGTTCGTGTTCGGTCTGCTCGCCGGCATCGGCACGCCGCTGGTTGACGCCTTGCTGGGTGCGGCGTCGACCCACTCGCCGGACGCGGCTGCGGCTTTGCAGAACTCCTGGGCAACCTCGCTATTGGCCCTGCTGATTACCGTGCTGGCGTTGTACCTGCTTGGTTGGCTGGCGACCCGCGTGATCGGCCAGCGCCTGCTGTTGGCGTTCGACGGATTGCTGGCGCGGATTCCGCTGGTGCAGACGATCTATGGCGGTACCAAGAAGCTGATGGCGGTGCTACAGCAAAAACCTTCGGGTCTTCAGCGCGTCGTGCTGGTCGACTTCCCGCGCCCAGGCATGAAGGTGGTCGGCTTCGTCACGCGCCTGATGATCGAAGAGGGCAGCGGCCGCGAGATGGCCGCCGTCTATATTCCGACGACGCCCAATCCCACGGGCGGCTATCTGGAGCTGGTTCCGGTCGACGAATTGACACCGACCGACTGGACCATGGACCAGGCCATGGCTTTCATCATTTCCGGCGGCGCGGTGGCACCCGATACCCTGCCCGCTTCACCTGCCCTGTCAGAGAACCGCGAATGA
- a CDS encoding M14 family metallopeptidase — MKLHQLALLSLLGLAPITHATDWTTPAEAAHFRTTPDYATTLGYLERLVAAAPDKLKLVRFGTTPQDRPMMAVVASGDGTFTPDAARRTGKPIVLVQAGIHPGEIEGKDAGLMLLRDFAVTGKLPHLLDHVVLIYIPVFSVDGHEHASPYNRINQNGPNSMGFRGQSQYLNLNRDYVKADAPEIQAWLKLWQQWLPDFFVDVHTTDGADYQYDLTWYTEDPHKLDPGVAKWQRHLMVDQAIPAYEKREHLASIYLELVDGRDPRKGIENFGSGPRFSTGYVALQNRPALLIETHMLKPYEVRVRGTYDLVELLLENIGRDPKSLLAVNKHADEQIIARASDAKASVPLTFKPDPSAEPFQLKGYAFSTTHSDVSDTNWIQYDPSKPQTYIIDNRNGLLPDISIDPPAAYVIPAQWTQIIEKLDAHGIAYRRLKIAQDVTAGSYQIDHPQWASKPFEDHLMLRDFTMTPMTRKVELPPGSVIVPMDQRTANVAIELLEPQAPDSLLRWGYLNAIFEQKEYGESRVLEKLARDMMSKDPTLKAQFEQKLKDDPAFAKDSNARLSFFYQRSPWYTTQEVGAYPVLRLDSAQTNELLRTLQH; from the coding sequence ATGAAGCTGCATCAACTTGCCTTGCTCAGCCTGCTGGGACTTGCTCCAATCACCCATGCGACCGACTGGACCACGCCAGCCGAAGCCGCTCATTTCCGCACCACGCCCGACTACGCCACGACACTTGGCTACCTGGAGCGACTCGTCGCCGCGGCGCCGGACAAACTGAAACTCGTACGTTTCGGCACGACACCGCAAGACCGTCCGATGATGGCCGTGGTCGCCAGCGGCGACGGCACGTTTACGCCGGATGCCGCGCGCCGCACGGGCAAGCCCATCGTATTGGTGCAGGCGGGCATTCACCCTGGCGAAATCGAAGGTAAGGATGCGGGGCTCATGTTGCTGCGCGACTTCGCCGTGACCGGCAAGCTGCCGCATCTGCTCGATCATGTCGTGCTCATCTACATTCCCGTCTTCAGCGTCGACGGCCATGAGCATGCCAGTCCGTACAACCGCATCAATCAGAACGGCCCGAACAGCATGGGCTTTCGCGGTCAGTCGCAGTACCTGAATCTCAATCGCGACTATGTCAAGGCCGATGCACCCGAAATACAGGCGTGGCTGAAACTCTGGCAGCAATGGCTGCCTGACTTCTTCGTCGACGTGCACACCACCGATGGCGCCGATTACCAATACGACCTGACCTGGTACACCGAAGACCCGCACAAGCTCGATCCTGGCGTGGCGAAATGGCAACGGCATCTGATGGTCGACCAGGCGATACCTGCTTACGAAAAACGCGAACATCTTGCGTCGATCTATCTCGAGCTCGTCGACGGCCGCGACCCGCGCAAGGGCATCGAGAACTTCGGTTCCGGGCCGCGTTTTTCCACCGGCTATGTGGCCCTGCAGAATCGACCTGCGCTGTTGATCGAAACGCATATGCTCAAGCCATACGAAGTACGCGTGCGCGGCACCTACGACCTGGTCGAACTGCTGCTGGAAAATATCGGCCGCGATCCGAAGTCATTATTGGCCGTGAACAAGCACGCCGACGAACAGATCATTGCACGCGCCAGCGACGCCAAGGCGTCCGTGCCATTGACGTTCAAGCCCGACCCCAGCGCCGAACCGTTCCAGCTGAAGGGCTATGCCTTCTCGACCACGCATAGCGATGTATCGGACACGAACTGGATCCAGTACGACCCGAGCAAGCCACAGACATACATCATCGACAACCGAAACGGCCTGTTGCCGGATATCTCGATCGACCCACCCGCGGCGTACGTCATACCTGCGCAATGGACGCAAATCATCGAGAAGCTCGACGCACATGGCATCGCCTACCGCCGCCTGAAAATTGCGCAGGACGTGACTGCCGGCAGTTATCAGATCGACCATCCACAGTGGGCCAGCAAGCCGTTCGAAGATCACCTGATGCTGCGCGACTTTACGATGACGCCCATGACGCGCAAAGTCGAACTGCCGCCCGGCTCGGTGATCGTGCCGATGGACCAGCGTACGGCGAACGTTGCGATCGAGCTGCTTGAACCGCAGGCACCTGATTCGTTGCTGCGCTGGGGTTATCTCAATGCCATCTTCGAGCAGAAGGAGTATGGCGAGTCGCGCGTCCTGGAGAAGTTGGCGCGCGACATGATGAGCAAGGATCCAACGTTGAAAGCGCAGTTCGAACAGAAGCTCAAGGACGATCCCGCCTTCGCCAAGGACAGCAATGCGCGCCTGAGTTTCTTCTACCAGCGCTCGCCCTGGTACACCACGCAGGAGGTGGGTGCGTATCCGGTACTTCGCCTGGACTCCGCGCAAACCAACGAATTGCTCCGCACGCTACAGCACTAG
- a CDS encoding sigma-70 family RNA polymerase sigma factor: MARRIDQRDFETRLREHRGLIAKVASVYAFSREDRLDLEQEISVQLWRAFGSYDERRAKFSTWLYRIALNVAISQARRRRDDGRLEPLEAYHMESVAGEERPEPDERLQALYGFIGELDALNRALILLYLEDRSYVEIADILGISETNVATKINRIKQKLRGQMTAASTHLTRA; encoded by the coding sequence ATGGCTAGACGTATCGATCAACGGGATTTTGAAACGCGTTTACGCGAGCATCGAGGCCTGATCGCCAAGGTGGCCAGCGTCTATGCGTTCTCGCGCGAGGACCGGCTGGACCTCGAGCAGGAGATCAGCGTGCAGCTATGGCGTGCCTTTGGCAGTTACGACGAGCGACGCGCGAAGTTCTCTACCTGGCTGTACCGGATTGCCTTGAACGTGGCGATTTCGCAGGCGCGCCGTCGTCGCGACGATGGGCGGCTGGAGCCGCTGGAGGCGTATCACATGGAAAGCGTAGCAGGCGAAGAGCGACCCGAGCCGGACGAACGGTTGCAGGCGCTGTACGGGTTTATCGGCGAACTGGATGCGCTCAATCGCGCCTTGATCCTGCTGTACCTGGAAGATCGCAGCTATGTGGAGATCGCCGACATCCTGGGCATCAGCGAAACCAATGTGGCAACCAAGATCAACCGCATCAAGCAGAAGCTGCGCGGGCAAATGACCGCGGCATCCACTCATTTGACGAGGGCATAG
- a CDS encoding serine/threonine protein kinase, whose product MELDELKQAWQVLDQRLQQQHTLNVQFFRDSRLDKLQRGLRPLVWGQAIQIIIGVLGALFFAPIWIAHRHEPAVLIAGLVMHLYCIGMIVVGAVVQAQVARIDYSAPVVAIQRQLLRLRKSYSVAGACVVGLPWWFLTAPLLVVLTRGGIMVAAPSAIWIQLAVGALGLLATAWFYRWSHRPERAELARRIDDSTVGGSIRRAQAALDDIARFERE is encoded by the coding sequence ATGGAACTGGACGAACTCAAGCAGGCCTGGCAGGTGTTGGACCAACGGCTGCAGCAACAGCACACGCTCAATGTGCAGTTCTTTCGCGATAGCCGGCTGGACAAACTGCAGCGAGGATTACGCCCGCTGGTCTGGGGGCAGGCGATTCAGATCATCATCGGTGTCCTGGGCGCGCTGTTTTTCGCGCCGATCTGGATCGCGCATCGACATGAGCCGGCCGTGTTGATCGCAGGCCTGGTCATGCACCTGTATTGCATCGGCATGATCGTGGTCGGTGCCGTGGTCCAGGCGCAGGTCGCGCGCATTGATTACAGTGCGCCGGTGGTCGCCATCCAACGACAGCTGCTGCGGCTGCGAAAGAGCTATTCGGTTGCCGGGGCATGCGTCGTCGGCCTGCCTTGGTGGTTTCTGACGGCACCTTTGCTGGTGGTACTGACGCGAGGAGGGATCATGGTGGCCGCGCCTTCGGCCATCTGGATCCAACTGGCTGTGGGTGCCCTGGGCTTGTTGGCCACGGCCTGGTTCTATCGTTGGTCGCATCGTCCCGAGCGCGCGGAACTGGCACGCAGGATCGACGACAGCACGGTAGGCGGGAGCATCCGCCGAGCGCAGGCCGCGCTCGACGATATCGCTCGCTTCGAGCGCGAGTGA
- a CDS encoding M13 family metallopeptidase — MNKPYLKPLCLAIGATLMLSACGQSEQATAPAKPATNASVPATATTTAAAPVVKKNPFDISELDPNISACQDFNGFVNAKWAAAHPIPDDFSSWGAFSELEENSLATQHDIVDAMNKSADSAQAGSIEQKIGWLYRSGMDEATINKAGAAPLKPELDQIAALKNGGDVADFIAQRYNEGDSYVFNFGPGPDFQNAKIQIGYANEGGLTLPTKDYYSDPKYADIRAAYVAYIAKLLQLTGVSEADAKSQANDVLKFETALAAASLSPVDERDPKNQYHFATVKEADKITPHFSWDKFFAAQGITIDKGFSLSQPKFFAEFDKLLASAPIAQWQAYLRFHAIDGSANLLSQDFQDARFAFYGQTLSGQPKQKPRWKRTLDAVNGGMGEALGQLYVAKVFKPEAKQRAEELVENIHNALKTRIENVDWMSAETKAKAIAKWQTFLPKIGYPDKWRDWSGLQIKPDDYYGNMLATQKFNYHYDLAKIGKPTDRKDWGMTPQTVNAYYSSQDNTINFPAAILQPPFFDASADDAINYGGIGAVIGHESSHGFDDEGSQFDGDGNNKNWWTKQDRAQFEARTAKLVQQFNDYTPLKDKPDLHVNGKLTLGENIADLGGLNVSYDALQNVLKQHPEEAAQSIDGYTPDQRFFLNWARVWRDNVREKLLIVLINSDPHSPAALRTIGPPSNMEAFAKAFQCKPGDAMVRPADKQVKIW; from the coding sequence ATGAACAAGCCGTACCTTAAGCCGCTTTGCCTGGCGATCGGCGCCACCTTGATGTTGAGCGCCTGCGGCCAATCCGAACAGGCGACGGCGCCGGCCAAACCGGCCACCAACGCTTCCGTGCCGGCCACGGCCACGACGACAGCCGCCGCACCGGTGGTGAAAAAGAATCCGTTCGATATCAGCGAACTCGATCCGAACATCAGCGCCTGCCAGGACTTCAACGGCTTCGTCAACGCGAAATGGGCCGCTGCGCACCCGATTCCCGACGACTTCTCCAGTTGGGGCGCCTTCTCCGAGCTGGAAGAAAACAGCCTCGCGACCCAGCACGACATCGTCGATGCGATGAACAAGAGCGCGGACAGCGCGCAGGCCGGATCGATCGAACAGAAGATCGGTTGGCTGTATCGCTCAGGCATGGACGAGGCGACGATCAACAAAGCCGGCGCCGCGCCGTTGAAACCCGAGCTCGACCAGATCGCCGCGCTCAAGAACGGCGGCGATGTCGCCGACTTTATCGCCCAGCGTTACAACGAAGGCGACAGCTACGTCTTCAACTTCGGCCCGGGCCCGGATTTCCAGAACGCGAAGATCCAGATCGGCTACGCCAATGAAGGTGGCTTGACCCTGCCGACCAAGGATTACTACAGCGATCCCAAGTACGCCGATATTCGCGCGGCCTACGTTGCCTACATTGCCAAGCTGCTGCAGTTGACCGGCGTGAGCGAAGCCGATGCAAAAAGCCAGGCCAACGACGTGCTGAAGTTCGAAACCGCGCTGGCTGCCGCGTCGCTGTCGCCGGTGGACGAGCGCGATCCGAAAAACCAGTATCACTTTGCCACGGTGAAAGAAGCCGACAAGATCACCCCGCATTTCAGCTGGGACAAGTTCTTTGCCGCGCAGGGCATCACCATCGACAAGGGCTTCTCGTTGTCGCAGCCGAAGTTCTTCGCCGAGTTCGACAAGCTCCTGGCGAGCGCGCCGATCGCACAGTGGCAGGCGTATCTGCGTTTCCACGCCATCGATGGCTCGGCCAACCTGCTGTCGCAGGATTTCCAGGATGCGCGCTTCGCGTTCTATGGTCAGACGCTGTCGGGGCAACCCAAGCAGAAGCCCCGCTGGAAACGCACGCTCGATGCGGTCAACGGCGGCATGGGCGAAGCACTGGGCCAGTTGTACGTGGCCAAGGTCTTCAAGCCCGAGGCGAAACAGCGTGCCGAGGAACTGGTCGAGAACATCCACAACGCGCTGAAAACGCGCATCGAAAACGTCGACTGGATGAGCGCCGAAACCAAGGCCAAGGCGATCGCCAAGTGGCAGACCTTCCTGCCCAAGATCGGTTATCCGGACAAGTGGCGCGACTGGTCGGGCCTTCAGATCAAGCCGGACGACTATTACGGCAACATGCTGGCCACGCAGAAGTTCAACTATCACTACGACCTGGCCAAGATCGGCAAGCCGACCGATCGCAAGGACTGGGGCATGACCCCGCAGACGGTCAATGCGTACTACAGCTCGCAGGACAACACGATCAACTTCCCCGCCGCGATCCTGCAACCGCCGTTCTTCGACGCCAGCGCCGACGATGCGATCAATTACGGCGGCATCGGCGCGGTGATCGGCCACGAATCCAGCCATGGCTTCGACGACGAAGGCAGCCAGTTCGACGGCGACGGCAACAACAAGAACTGGTGGACCAAACAGGATCGCGCGCAGTTCGAGGCGCGCACCGCCAAGCTGGTGCAGCAATTCAACGACTACACCCCGCTCAAGGACAAGCCCGATCTGCACGTCAATGGCAAGCTGACCCTGGGCGAGAACATTGCCGATCTCGGTGGCCTGAACGTTTCCTACGATGCCCTGCAGAACGTTCTGAAGCAGCATCCGGAAGAAGCCGCCCAGTCGATCGACGGCTATACGCCCGACCAGCGCTTCTTTCTGAACTGGGCACGTGTGTGGCGCGACAATGTGCGAGAGAAGCTGTTGATCGTATTGATCAACTCCGACCCGCACTCGCCTGCCGCACTGCGCACCATCGGCCCGCCGTCGAACATGGAAGCCTTCGCCAAGGCCTTCCAGTGCAAGCCGGGCGACGCCATGGTTCGCCCGGCCGATAAACAGGTCAAGATCTGGTAG
- a CDS encoding histidine phosphatase family protein has translation MNITALNEHPTLEIWLIRHGETEWSLSGQHTGRTNVPLTEHGREQARSLAPLLAKQSFDVVLTSPMSRAIETCREAGLGVGSRVEPDLSEWNYGIYEGRTTTEIRATVPGWTVWNSPVPEGESIEQIQLRANALIQRLLAMRGRVALFSHGHFLRVLGGCWMNGLALTGSHLLLDTATVSVLGFERETRALRRWNSRGD, from the coding sequence ATGAACATCACCGCATTGAATGAACATCCCACGCTGGAGATCTGGCTGATCCGTCATGGCGAAACCGAGTGGAGTCTGTCGGGGCAACATACGGGTCGCACCAATGTTCCGCTGACCGAACATGGTCGCGAGCAGGCTCGTTCGCTTGCGCCGTTATTGGCGAAGCAATCGTTCGATGTCGTGCTGACCAGTCCGATGTCGCGGGCGATCGAGACGTGTCGTGAGGCGGGACTTGGGGTTGGCTCGCGGGTCGAACCCGATCTCAGCGAGTGGAACTACGGCATCTATGAAGGTCGTACTACGACGGAGATACGCGCAACCGTGCCGGGGTGGACGGTGTGGAATTCGCCGGTGCCCGAAGGCGAGAGCATTGAACAGATTCAGCTGCGAGCGAATGCCTTGATCCAGCGGTTGTTGGCCATGCGGGGGCGTGTTGCGTTGTTTTCGCATGGGCACTTTTTGCGGGTGCTTGGAGGATGTTGGATGAATGGGCTTGCTTTGACGGGTTCGCACTTGTTGTTGGATACGGCTACGGTGAGTGTGCTTGGGTTTGAGAGGGAGACGCGGGCGTTGCGGCGGTGGAATTCTCGGGGGGATTGA
- a CDS encoding multicopper oxidase domain-containing protein: MDLTRRRLLKWTAFGLTAGAVPARLLAHSMSMPAGKMTGSALCKHAATEPVTLPPMLDPTRLKAFVDPLPIPSVMRATHGETLKIAMRETEQRLHRDLKPTRVWTYGGCMPGPTLEMTSGQRLRVEFPNDLPGKHFLPIDHNIHGAEKDQPEVRAIVHLHGGRTPTSSDGYPDDWYVPGKSRVYEYPNKQDAATLWYHDHAMGINRLNIYAGMFGLALLRDKHEASLNLPQGEQEIPLVLCDRLLTQDAQLYYPVSGQLDAPWVPEVFGNAVLVNGALLPYLDVQPRRYRFRVLNTANGRFFHLSLRGRRPFLQIGSDQGLLAAPVTQTNLLLAPGERVDLVIDFAELAGQSIELMNDALPVMQFHIRSGKANDTSQVPAKLRDVPRTAESSAVKTRLLTLDEYADCVAEPMLMLLDGKRWHEPVTERPKLGSTEIWSFVNLTEDTHPIHLHLVRFQVLDRRPFDINTWMDSKTVRYKGPAQVPPAHEQGWKDVVQVYPGMVTRIIATFDGYAGRYAWHCHLLEHEANEMMRPFEVVAG, encoded by the coding sequence TTGGATCTGACGCGGCGTCGATTGCTCAAGTGGACCGCGTTCGGCCTGACGGCCGGCGCGGTTCCTGCACGCCTGCTGGCGCACTCGATGAGCATGCCGGCGGGAAAGATGACCGGCAGTGCACTGTGCAAGCACGCGGCGACCGAGCCGGTGACCTTGCCGCCCATGCTCGACCCGACCCGGCTCAAGGCGTTCGTCGATCCGCTGCCGATTCCCTCAGTAATGCGCGCGACCCATGGCGAGACGCTGAAAATCGCCATGCGCGAAACCGAACAGCGCCTGCATCGCGATCTCAAGCCGACGCGTGTGTGGACCTATGGTGGCTGCATGCCTGGTCCGACGCTGGAAATGACCAGCGGCCAGCGGCTGCGCGTGGAGTTTCCCAACGATCTTCCGGGCAAGCATTTTCTGCCGATCGACCACAATATTCATGGCGCCGAGAAAGATCAGCCCGAAGTGCGTGCCATCGTGCATTTGCATGGCGGACGTACGCCGACATCCAGCGACGGTTATCCGGACGACTGGTATGTGCCGGGCAAGTCGCGCGTCTATGAGTATCCGAACAAGCAGGATGCGGCGACGCTGTGGTATCACGACCACGCGATGGGCATTAACCGGCTCAACATCTACGCAGGCATGTTCGGTCTGGCGCTGCTGCGCGACAAGCACGAAGCATCATTGAACCTGCCGCAGGGCGAGCAGGAAATTCCGCTGGTGCTGTGCGACCGCCTGCTCACTCAGGATGCCCAGCTTTATTACCCGGTCTCCGGTCAGCTCGATGCACCGTGGGTGCCCGAAGTGTTCGGCAATGCCGTGCTGGTCAACGGCGCTTTGTTGCCCTATCTCGATGTGCAGCCGCGTCGTTATCGCTTTCGCGTGCTCAATACCGCGAATGGGCGCTTCTTTCATTTGAGTTTGCGCGGTCGCCGTCCGTTTCTGCAGATCGGCAGCGATCAGGGACTGCTCGCCGCACCGGTCACGCAGACGAACCTGTTGTTGGCACCGGGCGAGCGGGTTGATCTGGTGATCGATTTTGCCGAGCTTGCCGGCCAGAGCATCGAGCTGATGAACGACGCATTGCCGGTCATGCAGTTTCATATCCGTAGCGGAAAGGCGAACGACACCAGTCAGGTACCGGCCAAGCTGCGCGATGTTCCGCGCACGGCCGAATCATCGGCAGTGAAGACGCGGCTGCTCACCCTGGACGAGTACGCCGATTGCGTTGCCGAGCCGATGCTGATGTTGCTCGACGGCAAGCGTTGGCATGAACCGGTGACGGAACGGCCGAAGCTTGGCAGCACGGAAATCTGGAGCTTCGTGAATCTCACTGAAGATACGCATCCGATTCATTTGCATCTGGTGCGGTTTCAGGTGCTCGATCGGCGGCCCTTCGATATCAATACCTGGATGGATTCCAAGACCGTTCGCTACAAGGGGCCGGCGCAAGTGCCGCCGGCGCACGAGCAAGGCTGGAAGGATGTGGTGCAGGTTTATCCAGGGATGGTGACGCGCATTATTGCGACGTTCGATGGGTATGCCGGGCGGTATGCGTGGCATTGTCATCTGCTTGAGCATGAGGCCAATGAGATGATGCGGCCGTTTGAGGTGGTTGCTGGGTAG